The Shewanella sp. MTB7 genome includes a window with the following:
- a CDS encoding putative hemolysin — MIKVTFLSLIITATLALTGCNPSEQTASANANKQAMAEAVDMDNQATDYCKSLQGKLTLDTGVCTLPSGEALDQWALFRRDHKQPETAIGMANPAAKYCESLQGKLTLDTGVCTLPSGEALDQWDLFKRDNKQATAIGLASPAAKYCESLQGKLTLDTGICTLPNGEALDQWDLLRRDHQ; from the coding sequence ATGATTAAAGTTACCTTTCTATCACTCATTATCACAGCGACATTAGCACTAACTGGGTGTAACCCAAGCGAGCAAACGGCATCTGCTAATGCGAATAAGCAAGCGATGGCCGAAGCTGTCGATATGGATAATCAAGCCACAGATTACTGTAAATCACTACAAGGAAAGCTGACTCTAGACACTGGAGTTTGTACTTTGCCAAGCGGTGAAGCATTAGATCAGTGGGCACTATTCAGACGTGATCACAAGCAACCTGAGACTGCTATTGGTATGGCTAATCCAGCCGCTAAATATTGCGAATCCCTACAAGGAAAACTAACACTAGACACTGGCGTTTGTACTTTGCCAAGCGGTGAGGCATTAGACCAGTGGGATCTATTCAAACGTGATAATAAGCAGGCAACGGCGATCGGCTTAGCCAGTCCAGCGGCTAAATATTGTGAGTCTCTGCAGGGTAAATTAACACTAGATACTGGCATTTGTACCTTGCCAAATGGTGAAGCGCTAGATCAATGGGATCTACTCAGACGCGATCATCAGTAG
- a CDS encoding RNA polymerase sigma factor, producing the protein MLTRELLQGLFRYCYCLTSEHRNAEDLLQTSLEKWLRRDKAAEYSNAYIRKIIRNQFVDDCRRNQIIAFESIEDGAPILLDETSVEELEIQHNLIEYVFALLNTAEREVLYLWAVDGYTASEISSELMQPRGTILSRLHRIKQKVADVSETKRNRSFGGRL; encoded by the coding sequence ATGCTGACTCGAGAACTGTTACAGGGATTGTTTCGTTACTGTTACTGTCTCACCTCTGAGCATCGAAATGCGGAAGATCTACTGCAAACGTCATTGGAAAAATGGCTCCGCCGCGATAAAGCAGCTGAGTATTCCAATGCTTATATTCGTAAAATTATCCGCAACCAATTTGTTGATGATTGTCGTCGAAATCAAATTATTGCCTTTGAGTCTATCGAGGATGGGGCGCCTATCTTGCTAGATGAAACCAGTGTTGAGGAGTTGGAGATACAACATAATTTGATTGAGTATGTGTTTGCTCTCTTAAATACAGCTGAACGCGAAGTCCTCTACTTATGGGCTGTCGATGGTTATACCGCATCAGAGATCTCTTCGGAGTTGATGCAACCCAGAGGAACTATATTGTCACGATTACATCGCATTAAGCAGAAAGTCGCAGATGTATCTGAGACTAAACGGAATAGGAGTTTCGGTGGTAGATTATGA
- a CDS encoding HvfC/BufC N-terminal domain-containing protein, whose amino-acid sequence MRLAEWQDAFVNALREEGHDKQLLAMVNAREINRLSVYRNNSKQALMAAMRATFPISESILGETCFEQLAQNYQQHYPLKVSDLNQYGESFPLLIAEIITTHSEFEGVNYLADLAQLEWLLQLSYYAGDGLVCSPFSQLEFLCEDQQADAVMLLRPDIKLLSSSYPLYELWIKYQEGKEAVDISDPVEIYHFCVYRDPFKPKVQRIAPELYQILVDITLSRTLDQISESGSDMAALNWAISKGWVCGFHCEGLQC is encoded by the coding sequence ATGCGTTTAGCTGAGTGGCAAGATGCTTTTGTCAATGCACTTAGGGAAGAAGGGCATGATAAGCAATTGCTTGCTATGGTTAACGCGAGAGAGATAAACCGTTTATCTGTATATCGTAATAACAGTAAGCAAGCTTTAATGGCAGCTATGAGAGCGACTTTTCCTATTAGCGAGTCTATTTTGGGTGAAACTTGTTTCGAGCAGCTAGCCCAAAATTATCAACAACACTATCCCTTGAAAGTGAGTGATCTGAATCAATACGGTGAGTCATTTCCTCTTTTGATCGCCGAGATTATCACGACACATTCAGAGTTTGAGGGGGTTAACTATCTTGCTGATCTTGCGCAACTTGAGTGGCTACTGCAACTGAGTTATTACGCAGGTGATGGACTGGTGTGCTCCCCTTTTTCGCAGCTTGAGTTTCTTTGTGAGGATCAGCAGGCTGATGCTGTGATGTTATTACGTCCTGACATCAAACTGCTTAGCTCCAGCTATCCTCTTTATGAGTTATGGATAAAATATCAAGAGGGTAAAGAGGCTGTGGATATTTCCGACCCAGTTGAAATCTATCATTTTTGCGTCTATCGAGATCCATTTAAACCTAAGGTTCAGCGCATTGCTCCTGAGCTGTATCAGATACTTGTCGATATAACCTTGTCACGCACTTTAGATCAGATAAGTGAGTCAGGATCCGATATGGCAGCATTGAACTGGGCTATTAGTAAAGGGTGGGTATGTGGTTTTCATTGTGAAGGTCTACAATGCTGA
- a CDS encoding DUF692 domain-containing protein, translated as MSVASLAGAGIGLRLPHVQEILAAGEIDIPWFEVLVDNWLVNGGLNKKMLLAISERYPIVLHSVGLSLGGQPALDLDYLKQIQRLKKETGALWYSEHASFSGNATLKVPDLLPMPYTQEAVSHLSQRIIQVQDFMGERILLENVSTYLSCQFNEMTEGEFIAAVAEQADCYLLLDINNAYVTANNLNQDMQAFIDAIPVDRVKQIHLAGFHDKGDFLLDAHNHPVDKEVWQAFTHFVVKNGPIPSMIEWDSDLPSLQRLRQERTIAADILQAAQEVVSGSDLLRESDAFS; from the coding sequence ATGTCAGTAGCGAGTTTAGCGGGCGCAGGCATTGGCTTGCGTCTGCCTCATGTGCAGGAGATCTTAGCTGCAGGTGAGATCGATATTCCCTGGTTTGAAGTCCTAGTGGATAACTGGCTAGTTAACGGGGGGCTGAATAAGAAGATGCTGCTTGCGATAAGCGAGCGTTATCCCATCGTTCTCCATAGTGTCGGACTTTCATTAGGCGGCCAACCTGCATTGGATCTGGACTACCTTAAACAAATTCAGAGGTTGAAAAAGGAGACTGGCGCTCTTTGGTATTCAGAGCATGCCAGCTTCTCTGGTAATGCCACGTTGAAGGTACCAGATCTATTGCCTATGCCTTATACCCAAGAGGCTGTGAGCCATTTAAGCCAACGTATCATCCAGGTGCAGGACTTTATGGGTGAAAGAATTCTGCTGGAAAACGTGTCTACCTATCTAAGTTGCCAATTTAATGAAATGACTGAGGGGGAGTTTATCGCCGCCGTTGCCGAGCAAGCAGACTGTTATCTATTACTGGATATTAATAATGCCTACGTTACGGCGAATAACCTTAATCAGGATATGCAGGCGTTTATCGATGCGATTCCAGTTGATCGAGTTAAGCAGATACATTTAGCTGGCTTTCATGATAAGGGCGACTTTCTACTCGATGCCCATAATCACCCGGTTGATAAAGAAGTGTGGCAAGCTTTTACTCATTTTGTGGTTAAGAATGGACCAATCCCCAGCATGATTGAGTGGGATAGCGATCTACCTTCACTGCAACGTTTACGTCAAGAGAGAACTATCGCTGCCGATATTTTGCAGGCAGCGCAAGAGGTGGTCTCTGGTTCTGATCTCTTAAGGGAAAGTGATGCGTTTAGCTGA
- a CDS encoding BufA1 family periplasmic bufferin-type metallophore — protein sequence MTSLNKTLGLTVAGILAAGLSVGANAVPDQPTQWEKCAGIAKAGSNDCGALDASHGCAGQAKENNLPNEWVYVPAGTCDKITDGEVKAVKPAKS from the coding sequence ATGACATCATTAAATAAAACATTGGGTTTGACCGTTGCGGGAATTTTGGCAGCAGGCTTATCCGTGGGGGCTAATGCGGTACCTGATCAGCCAACTCAGTGGGAAAAATGTGCGGGTATCGCGAAAGCTGGATCCAACGACTGTGGTGCATTGGATGCTAGCCATGGTTGTGCTGGTCAAGCTAAGGAGAACAACCTACCTAATGAATGGGTCTATGTGCCTGCGGGTACTTGTGACAAGATCACTGATGGGGAAGTCAAAGCTGTTAAGCCAGCGAAATCATAA
- the gltS gene encoding sodium/glutamate symporter, whose protein sequence is MNTVYSIGELESFLVAIFVLFVGHTINRHVPLFKKYNIPEPIVGGLIVAAVITILHFNRVSIQFSLSMQNTLMLMFFSTVGLAASYKLLLKGGSKVFLFLGITSVFIVVQNAVGVSMATALGLEPFMGLIAGSITLSGGHGTGAAWAQTFLEDYGVNTLEFAMAAATFGLVMGGIIGGPVAQRLINKNNLVSSYGVGGNHHKDYPELVTYDQLEEDRVTSKSILEVLFILLLCVAGAKWISTLVIYLEISWLKMPEFVYALFLGVVIANITELSHGYKIKSESVDVLGTVSLSLFLAMALMNLKLWEIFDLALPLLAILLVQTVALALFAYFVTFRLMGSNYDAAVMAGGHCGFGLGATPTAVMNMGALVSRTGPSPQAFMVVPIVGAFFIDIVNAIILKGYLSIIG, encoded by the coding sequence ATGAATACAGTTTATTCAATTGGCGAACTAGAGTCATTTCTAGTGGCAATTTTTGTACTATTTGTCGGGCACACCATCAATCGTCATGTCCCGCTATTCAAAAAGTATAATATCCCTGAGCCTATTGTCGGTGGTCTTATCGTTGCTGCAGTCATTACCATACTGCATTTTAATCGGGTATCTATCCAGTTTTCACTGTCGATGCAAAACACCTTAATGCTGATGTTTTTTAGTACCGTTGGCCTTGCCGCTAGTTATAAATTACTGCTTAAGGGAGGCTCTAAGGTATTCCTTTTCTTAGGGATAACTTCAGTGTTTATTGTGGTCCAAAATGCTGTTGGTGTTAGCATGGCAACCGCATTAGGCTTAGAACCTTTCATGGGATTGATTGCTGGCTCTATTACGCTTTCGGGTGGTCATGGAACGGGTGCCGCTTGGGCGCAAACTTTCTTAGAGGATTATGGTGTCAATACCCTTGAATTTGCTATGGCTGCGGCGACATTTGGTTTAGTGATGGGCGGTATTATCGGTGGGCCGGTGGCTCAGAGACTGATTAATAAGAATAATCTCGTCTCTTCATATGGGGTTGGTGGTAACCACCACAAAGATTATCCTGAGCTGGTGACTTATGATCAGTTAGAGGAGGATAGAGTTACATCTAAGAGTATTCTTGAAGTTCTGTTTATCCTGCTGTTGTGTGTCGCAGGAGCTAAGTGGATCTCAACTCTGGTGATTTACTTAGAGATAAGCTGGCTAAAAATGCCTGAATTCGTCTATGCCCTTTTCCTTGGAGTGGTGATAGCAAATATTACCGAGCTGTCCCATGGTTATAAGATCAAGAGCGAAAGTGTTGATGTATTAGGTACGGTTTCGCTCTCCTTGTTTCTAGCTATGGCCTTGATGAACCTTAAATTGTGGGAGATATTCGATCTTGCCTTGCCTCTACTGGCCATCTTACTTGTGCAAACAGTGGCATTAGCGCTATTTGCCTATTTTGTCACCTTTAGATTGATGGGCAGTAATTACGATGCCGCGGTGATGGCTGGTGGTCATTGTGGTTTTGGTTTGGGGGCAACACCAACGGCGGTGATGAATATGGGGGCGCTTGTATCAAGAACTGGGCCTTCTCCTCAAGCTTTTATGGTGGTGCCTATCGTTGGAGCCTTCTTTATTGATATCGTTAACGCCATCATTCTGAAAGGCTATTTAAGCATTATTGGTTAG
- the gltS gene encoding sodium/glutamate symporter — protein sequence MNTVYSIGELESFLVAILVLFIGHTINRHVAFFRKYNIPEPIVGGLIVAAIITILHFNNVTLEFTLSMQKTLMLMFFSTVGLAANYKLLLKGGSKVFLFLGIASVFILIQNAVGVSMATALGLEPLMGLIAGSITLSGGHGTGVAWAHTFQESYGINTLEFAMAAATFGLVMGGIIGGPVAQRLINKNNLVSSYGVGGNHHKDHPDLVTYDQLEEDRVTAKSILEVMFILLLCVSGAKWVAAFITTLDISWLKMPEFVYALFIGVIITNITELSHGYKIKSESVDVLGTVSLSLFLAMALMNLKLWEIFDLALPLLVILLVQTITLALFAYFVTFRLMGSNYDAAVMAGGHCGFGMGATPTAVMNMGALVSRTGPSPQAFMVVPIVGAFFIDIVNAIILQGYLSVIG from the coding sequence ATGAATACAGTTTATTCAATTGGCGAACTTGAGTCGTTTTTAGTGGCAATTTTAGTGCTGTTTATAGGGCACACAATCAACCGCCATGTCGCTTTTTTTAGAAAGTATAATATCCCGGAGCCCATCGTTGGTGGTCTTATTGTGGCTGCTATTATCACTATTCTACACTTCAATAATGTTACTCTCGAGTTTACTCTATCGATGCAGAAAACATTAATGTTGATGTTTTTCAGTACGGTAGGTTTAGCTGCTAACTATAAGTTGTTACTAAAAGGCGGGTCGAAAGTCTTTTTGTTCCTCGGGATCGCCTCTGTGTTTATTCTGATCCAGAATGCGGTAGGCGTTAGTATGGCTACTGCGCTAGGGTTAGAGCCTTTAATGGGCTTGATTGCTGGCTCTATTACGCTTTCTGGAGGCCATGGAACCGGTGTCGCTTGGGCACATACTTTTCAAGAAAGCTATGGTATCAACACGTTAGAGTTTGCTATGGCTGCCGCTACTTTTGGTCTAGTTATGGGAGGGATTATCGGTGGGCCAGTGGCTCAAAGGTTAATCAATAAAAATAATCTGGTTTCCTCCTACGGTGTGGGAGGAAACCACCATAAAGATCACCCAGATTTGGTGACTTACGATCAGCTTGAAGAAGACAGAGTCACAGCTAAGAGTATTTTAGAGGTGATGTTTATTCTGCTTTTATGTGTTTCAGGCGCGAAGTGGGTTGCGGCTTTTATTACTACTCTGGACATTAGCTGGTTGAAAATGCCTGAGTTTGTATATGCCCTATTTATTGGTGTTATTATCACCAATATCACTGAACTCTCTCATGGCTATAAGATTAAAAGTGAAAGTGTCGATGTGTTAGGTACCGTTTCGTTATCTTTGTTTTTAGCCATGGCTTTGATGAACCTTAAGTTATGGGAGATATTCGATCTGGCTCTGCCATTACTGGTCATCTTGTTGGTTCAAACCATTACTCTTGCTTTGTTTGCTTATTTTGTCACTTTTAGGTTGATGGGCAGTAACTATGATGCAGCTGTCATGGCTGGAGGACATTGCGGTTTCGGTATGGGGGCAACGCCAACTGCAGTGATGAATATGGGGGCGCTTGTATCGAGAACTGGGCCTTCACCTCAAGCCTTTATGGTCGTGCCAATCGTAGGCGCCTTCTTTATCGATATCGTTAACGCCATTATTCTTCAAGGCTATCTCAGCGTTATCGGTTAA
- a CDS encoding DUF2986 domain-containing protein, which produces MNRKKKINETLKGKAKKANAKLHSSNKPKYISKAERALISKASIDGIPTSNMSQG; this is translated from the coding sequence ATGAATAGAAAGAAGAAAATCAACGAAACATTGAAAGGCAAGGCTAAAAAAGCCAATGCTAAACTTCATTCGAGTAACAAGCCTAAATATATCTCTAAAGCTGAACGTGCACTTATCTCGAAGGCCAGCATTGATGGCATACCAACTTCAAATATGAGCCAAGGTTAA
- a CDS encoding YqaE/Pmp3 family membrane protein: protein MDTNKLLLIVIAILLPPVAVFLKCGVGKDLLINIILCLLFFIPGLLHALWVVTK, encoded by the coding sequence ATGGACACCAATAAGCTATTACTCATAGTGATCGCCATCTTGTTGCCACCCGTGGCCGTGTTTTTGAAATGTGGTGTGGGCAAAGATCTTTTGATCAATATTATTCTCTGTCTATTATTCTTTATCCCTGGTTTGCTGCATGCGCTTTGGGTTGTGACAAAATAG
- a CDS encoding TIGR01621 family pseudouridine synthase — MYQIIADETDFIVIAKSHNVHFHSQDGTAGVMARIEKDLAIKLYSVHRLDTLTSGLLLFAKSSQAAAEFTQLFTEHNVQKYYLALAKGKPKKKQGSIVGDMAKSRRSMHKLLRTMENPAKTQFFSQSVAEGLRLYLLKPLSGKTHQLRVALASIGVPILGDQLYGGEEADRGYLHAFCLHFIFRGQSYKYVNLPVSGVCFAAEDTIKQLQIWSEPERLDWPKQK, encoded by the coding sequence ATGTACCAAATTATTGCCGATGAAACCGATTTCATCGTGATCGCTAAATCCCATAATGTTCATTTTCATAGTCAAGACGGCACCGCAGGTGTCATGGCAAGGATTGAGAAAGACTTAGCCATTAAACTTTATTCGGTTCACCGTCTAGATACGCTGACTTCTGGACTTTTACTGTTTGCTAAGTCGAGCCAAGCGGCAGCTGAGTTTACTCAGTTGTTCACCGAGCATAACGTGCAGAAATACTATCTTGCCTTGGCTAAAGGTAAACCGAAAAAGAAACAAGGTTCGATTGTTGGTGACATGGCTAAATCCCGTCGCAGTATGCACAAGTTATTGCGAACTATGGAGAACCCCGCGAAGACGCAGTTTTTCTCTCAGTCAGTAGCTGAAGGGCTTCGTTTATATCTGCTAAAACCATTAAGTGGTAAGACACATCAACTTAGGGTTGCGTTAGCGAGTATTGGAGTGCCAATTTTAGGTGACCAACTCTATGGTGGAGAGGAGGCCGATAGAGGTTACTTACACGCATTCTGTTTACACTTTATTTTTCGCGGCCAATCGTACAAATATGTGAATTTACCCGTTAGTGGAGTATGTTTTGCTGCAGAAGATACAATAAAGCAGTTGCAAATATGGTCTGAGCCTGAGAGATTAGATTGGCCAAAACAAAAATAA
- a CDS encoding sensor histidine kinase, protein MYRQLMNEQELQTDQHLASERARYLQMALTLDKTSFAAQVKAADPETALVVWRSSLDLVGALSLIPDDMPMLPKTREFPILTPGPDKLHILTGGLVMTRYGPVLIATRTDQLATLIDRFVNAAITALMLTILLTLALGYLFSKAILRRLVQYNRLSRLIEKGEYSTRLPVSWRQDEFDMLAGKFNRVLDTLENNLLAVRGATDNIAHDLRTPLSHLRIGLEELPDKTSQELPEACAILTEKLDHCLATFDAMLSLTRIEEGQQTLELQDFNLKVLCEDLYEMAEVMAESNEQTLSLTTSGDVQMTGDKYLLFQALFNLVDNAIKYAGEGAKIEIVQLGSEIQIRDNGPGIPDEEKARVFERLVRLDPSRHYQGTGLGLSLVKAILARHNAKVKLMDNTPGLIVSITF, encoded by the coding sequence ATGTATCGGCAGTTGATGAATGAACAAGAGCTACAAACAGATCAACATCTAGCATCTGAAAGGGCGCGCTATCTACAGATGGCGCTGACCTTAGATAAGACTAGTTTTGCCGCTCAAGTAAAAGCCGCCGATCCTGAAACGGCTCTGGTCGTGTGGCGCAGCTCCTTAGATCTTGTTGGGGCATTAAGCTTAATCCCCGATGATATGCCCATGTTGCCTAAAACCCGCGAATTTCCTATTTTAACTCCAGGTCCTGATAAGTTACATATTTTGACCGGTGGCTTAGTCATGACTCGCTACGGGCCTGTACTTATTGCAACCCGTACCGATCAGCTTGCGACACTGATCGACCGCTTCGTGAATGCGGCAATTACCGCTCTGATGTTAACTATTTTACTGACACTGGCCTTAGGCTATCTCTTTTCTAAAGCCATTTTACGCAGACTTGTCCAATATAATCGCCTCAGTCGGTTGATAGAGAAGGGAGAGTACTCTACTCGCTTGCCTGTGAGTTGGCGTCAGGATGAGTTTGATATGCTGGCGGGTAAGTTTAATCGCGTGTTGGATACTCTAGAAAATAATTTGCTTGCTGTGAGAGGAGCGACAGACAATATTGCTCACGATTTGAGAACGCCTCTGTCACACTTGAGAATTGGTTTAGAGGAGCTACCGGATAAAACTTCTCAGGAGCTTCCAGAAGCTTGCGCAATCTTGACGGAAAAGTTAGATCACTGCTTAGCGACATTTGATGCCATGTTGTCTTTGACTCGTATCGAAGAGGGACAGCAAACATTAGAGTTACAGGACTTTAATCTGAAAGTCTTGTGTGAAGATCTCTATGAGATGGCCGAGGTTATGGCAGAGAGTAATGAGCAGACACTTAGTTTAACCACCTCAGGTGATGTGCAGATGACAGGGGACAAGTATCTGTTATTTCAGGCTTTGTTTAATCTGGTCGATAATGCGATTAAGTACGCGGGCGAGGGCGCCAAAATTGAGATTGTTCAGCTGGGTAGCGAGATACAGATCCGCGATAATGGCCCAGGGATCCCAGATGAGGAGAAAGCTCGAGTATTCGAACGTCTGGTGAGATTAGATCCTAGTCGACATTATCAGGGGACAGGCTTGGGCTTATCGCTGGTGAAGGCTATTTTAGCGAGGCACAATGCTAAGGTTAAGTTGATGGATAATACTCCAGGGTTGATCGTCAGCATCACTTTTTGA
- a CDS encoding response regulator transcription factor has protein sequence MKILLVEDDATTIEYVVKGFTEQGHNIETASDGHQGLLLATSMKYDLILLDRMLPQLDGLKLLAALRATGSQTPVLILSALSHVDERVKGLRAGGDDYMTKPFAFSELLVRAEKLMQRGLSQPAETGLTVGNLMMELLTRKVTLDGNELMLQPKEFQLLKYLMEHPNQVISRTLLFEAVWDYHFDPRTNVIDVHIAKLRRKFEELGFGELIETVRGAGYRLRQGN, from the coding sequence ATGAAAATATTACTTGTAGAAGATGATGCAACGACCATCGAATATGTCGTTAAAGGTTTTACCGAGCAAGGTCACAATATTGAAACCGCCTCTGACGGTCATCAAGGCTTATTGCTTGCGACAAGCATGAAGTATGATCTGATTTTGCTGGATCGTATGCTGCCTCAACTCGATGGACTTAAGTTGCTAGCAGCATTGAGGGCCACGGGGAGTCAGACTCCGGTGTTGATTTTGTCGGCATTAAGTCATGTGGATGAGCGGGTCAAAGGTCTACGTGCCGGTGGCGATGACTACATGACTAAGCCGTTTGCCTTTTCAGAGCTGTTAGTTAGAGCCGAAAAGCTGATGCAGCGTGGTTTATCTCAACCAGCAGAAACCGGGTTAACAGTGGGTAATCTGATGATGGAGCTACTCACTCGTAAAGTCACCTTAGATGGTAATGAGTTGATGTTGCAGCCTAAAGAGTTTCAGCTGTTAAAATATTTGATGGAACACCCGAATCAAGTGATCAGCCGTACACTGCTATTTGAAGCAGTATGGGATTACCACTTTGATCCTCGCACTAACGTGATCGATGTACATATTGCAAAGCTTAGACGTAAGTTCGAAGAGCTTGGTTTCGGCGAGCTGATTGAAACCGTCAGGGGTGCTGGCTATCGTCTCCGTCAAGGGAATTAA
- a CDS encoding PepSY domain-containing protein: MTRWLLGLALFSSVGFSASTLAEQSVLELLSDQQNLTPQALMLKIEKQYSGVICEFEIDVKNGELIYEVSIIDTERETITEFEFKAKDGHLIHQKVETLEADDKDGLQAVLLMEDINQSFYTLVHKAMNGRHGHILEAQIDHDLGISYLEIELIDEDGKHRLAFDIKNQRPLPLLTWD; the protein is encoded by the coding sequence ATGACACGTTGGCTATTGGGTTTAGCGCTTTTTTCAAGTGTAGGTTTTTCAGCTTCGACTTTGGCTGAACAATCCGTTTTAGAGCTGTTGTCTGATCAACAGAACCTAACGCCTCAGGCCTTAATGCTCAAGATCGAAAAACAATATTCTGGTGTGATATGTGAATTCGAGATCGATGTCAAGAATGGCGAATTGATTTATGAGGTGTCGATAATCGATACTGAGAGAGAGACGATCACCGAATTTGAATTTAAAGCTAAAGATGGTCATTTGATTCACCAAAAAGTGGAAACTCTGGAAGCTGACGACAAAGATGGTCTTCAGGCTGTACTTTTGATGGAAGATATAAATCAAAGCTTCTACACATTAGTCCATAAGGCGATGAATGGTCGCCATGGTCATATTTTAGAGGCTCAAATCGATCATGATCTTGGGATCAGTTACTTAGAAATCGAGCTTATTGACGAAGATGGCAAGCATAGACTCGCTTTCGATATAAAAAACCAGCGTCCACTGCCATTGCTAACCTGGGATTAA
- a CDS encoding NirD/YgiW/YdeI family stress tolerance protein codes for MSKALVGTIILSCVLTLPAFAAYNGPGVETLVNNAKDASHAKNNTPVELTGYLVKSLGDENYLFRDSTGDVEVEIDNALWRNIEVNSDTKVTLKGEVDDEWQGIEIEIDSMMLVAE; via the coding sequence ATGTCTAAAGCATTAGTCGGTACAATTATTTTATCATGTGTATTAACCTTGCCAGCATTCGCAGCATATAATGGTCCAGGTGTTGAGACCTTAGTCAACAACGCCAAAGATGCCAGTCATGCTAAGAATAATACCCCTGTCGAGTTGACGGGTTATTTAGTAAAAAGCTTAGGTGATGAGAATTATCTATTCCGTGATAGTACTGGCGATGTTGAAGTAGAAATAGACAATGCACTCTGGCGTAACATTGAAGTGAATAGTGATACTAAAGTGACGCTCAAAGGCGAAGTCGATGATGAGTGGCAAGGTATTGAAATAGAAATTGATAGCATGATGTTAGTCGCTGAATAA
- a CDS encoding ABC transporter ATP-binding protein produces MSQDVGDLYCRIKQDKHIKLDAEFVCKAGEVLAVVGPSGGGKSTLLRMIAGLNHPESGVIRYGEKDWFNDTDKVHLSPQQRHLGYVPQHFGLFPNLTALGNVVAALDHIPKAERIPRAKEWLERVNLHGLPDRLPANLSGGQRQRVALARALAREPSVLLLDEPFSAVDRETRERLYLELARLKSQLSIPVVMVTHDLNEALLLADNMILISQGKMLQQGVPHEVLTRPRSEAVAKQMGLRNIFDAHVIAQEEERQITWLKFGEHLIASTYFESLEVGAKVRWVIPNQGVRFNSIKQGRLCRSFNKLEVIIDSMLTMGETVRLIASVKGVKHQLHAEVPLHYSNKIGLAVGMVTEVALKSELIHILES; encoded by the coding sequence ATGTCTCAAGACGTCGGTGATCTCTATTGTCGAATTAAACAAGATAAACACATAAAGTTGGATGCCGAATTTGTGTGTAAAGCGGGCGAAGTGCTTGCGGTTGTCGGTCCCTCTGGTGGGGGGAAGTCGACGCTGCTGCGAATGATTGCAGGGCTTAATCATCCCGAGTCTGGCGTGATCCGTTATGGTGAGAAGGATTGGTTCAACGATACAGATAAGGTCCACCTTAGTCCCCAACAACGTCATTTAGGCTATGTGCCACAACACTTTGGTCTATTCCCAAATCTGACTGCATTAGGCAACGTGGTGGCGGCGTTAGATCATATTCCAAAAGCTGAACGGATACCCAGAGCGAAAGAGTGGTTGGAGCGGGTGAACCTTCACGGTCTGCCTGACAGACTACCTGCTAATTTATCTGGCGGGCAGAGGCAAAGGGTCGCCTTGGCACGAGCACTGGCTCGTGAACCATCGGTATTATTACTGGATGAACCTTTTTCTGCGGTAGACAGAGAAACACGAGAGCGTTTGTATTTAGAACTTGCTCGTCTTAAATCACAACTGTCTATTCCGGTGGTCATGGTGACTCATGATCTTAATGAAGCGCTATTACTTGCCGATAATATGATCTTGATTAGTCAAGGTAAGATGCTTCAGCAAGGTGTGCCACACGAGGTTTTGACGCGACCGCGCAGTGAAGCTGTTGCTAAACAGATGGGCTTGAGAAATATTTTCGATGCCCATGTTATTGCTCAAGAGGAGGAGCGACAGATCACTTGGCTCAAGTTTGGTGAACATCTCATTGCCAGCACTTACTTTGAGAGCTTGGAGGTGGGAGCAAAAGTGCGCTGGGTGATCCCGAACCAAGGTGTACGTTTTAACTCTATCAAGCAGGGACGTCTTTGTCGCAGCTTTAATAAACTCGAGGTCATCATAGATTCCATGTTAACCATGGGAGAAACCGTCAGGCTAATTGCGAGTGTTAAAGGGGTGAAGCATCAATTGCACGCTGAGGTACCACTGCATTACTCCAATAAAATTGGGCTGGCTGTTGGTATGGTCACAGAGGTCGCGCTGAAGTCTGAGTTAATTCATATTTTAGAGTCTTGA